Proteins encoded within one genomic window of Lysinibacillus sphaericus:
- a CDS encoding SCO family protein, translating into MISWREVYTLLRRKWIVLVGLLVISSLLTACGSYKFEPEMSIDVQDFSFTNQNNEQVNLDSFKGKPWLAMFIFTNCNSICPPMTYNMTDVQKSLEDEGVKDYQIVAFSVDPEVDTPEVLKNYLKTYSVVDDSKWQLLTGYKQVYIEQFARKSFNSLVKNDPNSDQVVHMSSFYLVNADGVVVKDYDGTTDVPVETIVADMKALSKN; encoded by the coding sequence ATGATAAGTTGGAGGGAAGTGTACACTTTGTTAAGAAGGAAATGGATCGTACTAGTTGGATTACTAGTAATAAGTAGTTTATTAACAGCTTGTGGTAGTTATAAATTTGAACCTGAAATGAGTATTGACGTACAAGATTTTTCTTTTACAAATCAAAACAATGAGCAAGTGAACCTTGATAGCTTTAAAGGAAAGCCTTGGTTAGCCATGTTCATATTTACAAATTGCAATTCGATTTGTCCGCCGATGACATATAATATGACAGATGTGCAAAAGTCATTAGAAGATGAAGGCGTAAAGGACTATCAAATCGTAGCATTTAGCGTAGATCCAGAAGTTGACACACCTGAAGTATTAAAAAATTATTTAAAAACGTACTCGGTTGTTGATGATAGCAAATGGCAGCTGCTGACTGGTTATAAGCAAGTATATATTGAGCAATTTGCGCGAAAATCATTTAATTCATTAGTAAAAAATGATCCGAATTCTGATCAAGTAGTACATATGTCGAGTTTTTATTTAGTAAATGCTGATGGTGTTGTCGTAAAAGATTATGATGGCACGACAGATGTACCGGTTGAAACAATCGTAGCAGATATGAAAGCATTGTCTAAAAACTAA
- a CDS encoding DUF485 domain-containing protein, whose amino-acid sequence MANITENKNVQSVDYNAIEAMESFNNFVKKKNTFLFSITAGFLILYILLPILAFQPVLQQKVIGSITGVWIYSAGLFIMTIVLCTVYVKKASSFDKAAAAVLAEYQAKGGK is encoded by the coding sequence ATGGCTAACATTACTGAGAACAAAAACGTACAATCAGTTGACTATAATGCAATTGAAGCTATGGAATCGTTCAACAACTTCGTAAAAAAGAAAAATACTTTCCTTTTTTCGATCACAGCAGGGTTTTTAATTCTTTATATTTTACTACCAATCCTTGCTTTCCAGCCTGTACTACAACAAAAAGTTATTGGTAGTATTACGGGCGTTTGGATTTATTCAGCAGGACTTTTCATCATGACAATTGTTCTTTGTACAGTATATGTAAAAAAAGCTTCTTCATTCGATAAAGCTGCAGCTGCAGTTCTTGCAGAGTATCAAGCGAAAGGTGGAAAATAA
- a CDS encoding solute symporter family protein, which produces MNLVSVGFFLGIVGLTLIVTYIAAKRTSSASDFYTAGGGLKGWQNGFAIAGDYLSAAAFLGVSGAIALTGFDGFFFSVGYVVANLVLLYVIAEPMRNLGRYTLADMLTARFNEKRIRGVAATGTIIIVILYMIAQLVGAGALIKLLFGIEYWVAVLIVGVMMTTYVLFGGMTATSWVQIIKAGLLLFGTGLLATLVLMKFDFSLVKMFDTISTDHGDKFLVPGMKYSSSIDSVSMMMALVLGTSGLPHILMRFFTVKDAKTARASISWTTWITAIFFSLTIFLGFGAMHFVGLDKIIAESKAGNTAAPLLAEFLGGDVLMSFICAVAFATILAVVSGLVLTGASAISHDIYGEIIKNGKLTEKQQVLAARTGSISIAIVSIILALFAQSLNVSFLVSFAFCIGASANLPVILYTIYWKKFNSTGAVTAMVTGLVSCLVLGAMGPNVWSPVEGAAIFVGNPLVPLAVPAIITIPLGFIAGYLGSVLSSNKVSQAEADRIYKEIRVKANTGVSVSDISH; this is translated from the coding sequence ATGAATTTAGTATCAGTAGGATTCTTCTTAGGAATCGTAGGTTTAACATTAATCGTTACGTATATCGCTGCGAAGCGTACTTCTTCTGCCAGTGATTTCTATACTGCCGGTGGTGGATTAAAAGGATGGCAAAATGGCTTTGCGATTGCTGGTGACTACTTATCAGCGGCTGCATTTCTAGGGGTTTCAGGTGCTATCGCATTAACTGGTTTTGATGGTTTCTTCTTCTCAGTAGGTTATGTTGTTGCGAACTTAGTTTTACTATATGTAATTGCAGAACCAATGCGTAATTTAGGACGCTATACATTAGCCGATATGTTAACAGCTCGCTTTAATGAAAAACGTATTCGTGGAGTAGCTGCTACAGGCACAATTATTATCGTTATTCTTTATATGATTGCTCAATTAGTAGGTGCAGGTGCTCTTATTAAATTATTATTTGGTATTGAGTATTGGGTTGCGGTGTTAATTGTAGGCGTTATGATGACTACTTATGTATTATTTGGTGGTATGACGGCTACTTCATGGGTTCAAATTATTAAAGCTGGACTTTTACTATTTGGGACAGGTTTATTAGCAACACTGGTATTAATGAAATTCGATTTCTCTTTAGTGAAAATGTTTGATACGATTTCAACTGATCACGGCGATAAGTTTTTAGTGCCAGGTATGAAATACTCAAGTTCAATTGACTCTGTTTCAATGATGATGGCACTAGTATTAGGTACTTCAGGTTTACCACATATCCTAATGCGCTTCTTTACTGTTAAAGATGCAAAGACAGCTCGTGCTTCTATTTCTTGGACAACTTGGATTACAGCAATTTTCTTCTCATTAACAATTTTCTTAGGTTTTGGCGCTATGCACTTTGTAGGGCTTGATAAAATCATCGCTGAAAGTAAAGCTGGAAATACGGCTGCTCCACTATTAGCTGAATTCCTTGGCGGCGATGTGCTTATGTCATTTATTTGTGCGGTTGCATTTGCAACAATCTTAGCGGTAGTTTCAGGACTAGTATTAACAGGTGCATCTGCAATTTCTCATGATATTTATGGTGAGATTATTAAAAATGGTAAATTAACTGAAAAGCAACAAGTTTTAGCTGCTCGTACAGGCTCAATTTCAATTGCCATTGTATCGATTATCCTTGCATTATTTGCACAAAGTTTAAACGTTTCATTCTTAGTATCATTTGCATTTTGTATCGGGGCTTCTGCCAACCTACCTGTTATTTTATATACAATTTACTGGAAAAAATTCAATTCAACTGGTGCAGTAACTGCCATGGTAACAGGTTTAGTTTCATGTTTAGTTCTAGGTGCTATGGGTCCGAACGTTTGGAGTCCAGTTGAAGGTGCAGCAATCTTTGTTGGAAATCCACTAGTGCCACTTGCAGTTCCAGCAATTATCACGATCCCTCTTGGCTTTATTGCTGGCTACTTAGGTTCTGTTCTTTCATCTAACAAAGTATCTCAGGCTGAGGCGGATCGTATTTACAAAGAAATCCGTGTAAAAGCAAATACAGGGGTATCTGTTTCAGATATTTCCCATTAA
- a CDS encoding DUF485 domain-containing protein gives MANNQASKSIVIDYDAIAKQESFKALVRKKNAFLWSITVFFLAAYMLLPILTSYTTILHQKAIGEVTWVWIYAAGLFIMTWSLCHLYVAKANSYDKEAKAIIAEYENGGGRL, from the coding sequence ATGGCGAACAATCAAGCAAGCAAAAGCATTGTTATTGATTATGATGCAATTGCAAAACAAGAATCGTTTAAAGCACTTGTAAGAAAAAAGAATGCCTTTTTATGGTCAATCACTGTATTCTTTTTAGCAGCTTACATGTTGCTACCTATTCTTACATCTTACACAACAATCCTACACCAAAAGGCTATTGGGGAAGTCACTTGGGTATGGATTTACGCAGCAGGATTATTCATCATGACTTGGAGTTTATGTCATCTATATGTTGCGAAAGCAAATAGCTATGACAAAGAAGCAAAAGCAATTATAGCTGAATATGAAAACGGAGGTGGCCGCCTATGA